In Dryobates pubescens isolate bDryPub1 chromosome 12, bDryPub1.pri, whole genome shotgun sequence, one genomic interval encodes:
- the LOC104300505 gene encoding organic solute transporter subunit alpha, with amino-acid sequence MEGEANGTLHPSCGAKDPPYSQELLQSLDLPGRFLFAILTLMMLIADLVFIEEAVYIYRKIPSSKRAIIIWITAAAPVIATTSCIGMWIPRSTMFTDFTAAVFFAIVIHKFLMMMIKECGGQKLLLRRFENGRFKISTGPCCCCCLCLPRVRITRRTLFWLKLGTFQFACFRPMLIFLSIVLWTNGNYTLSNLSPKGAAIWINCLVGVLTIIGLWPVGIMFLQVRKVLTCKKIIPKFALYQFIVILNNLQTTIIKMLATQRIIACVPPLSSSARGAYVSQQLLIMEMFLITLISRVVYRRRYDDLEPPECTAEEAGDKKQIPKTMLNGTVSEDGLPRV; translated from the exons ATGGAGGGCGAGGCGAACGGGACCCTCCATCCGTCCTGCGGCGCCAAAGACCCTCCCTACtcgcaggagctgctccaga gcCTTGACCTACCTGGGAGATTTCTCTTTGCAATCTTGACCCTGATGATGCTAATTGCTGATCTGGTGTTCATAGAGGAAGCTGTCTACATCTATAGGAAAATCCCCTCCTCCAAAAGAGCAATCATAATTTGGAttactgctgcagctcca GTGATTGCAACTACTTCATGCATTGGCATGTGGATTCCTCGCTCAACAATGTTTACAgatttcacagcagcagt ATTTTTTGCTATAGTTATCCACAAGTtcctgatgatgatgattaaaGAGTGTGGAGGTCAAAAGCTTCTCCTCAGGAGGTTTGAAAATGGTCGCTTCAAGATCAGCActggtccctgctgctgctgctgtctttgcCTTCCTCGTGTGCGCATCACTAG GCGAACTCTCTTTTGGCTGAAGCTGGGCACCTTTCAGTTTGCTTGCTTTCGACCCATGCTCATATTCTTATCAATAGTGCTTTGGACTAATGGCAATTACACCCTTTCCAAT TTATCTCCCAAAGGAGCTGCAATATGGATTAACTGTCTTGTTGGTGTCCTCACCATTATTGGTCTGTGGCCAGTTGGAATCATGTTTCTACAAGTTAGAAAGGTCCTTACCTGTAAAAAGATCATCCCAAAGTTTGCTCTTTATCAG TTTATTGTCATTCTGAACAACTTGCAAACAACTATTATCAAGATGTTGGCTACGCAAAGGATCATTGcctgtgttccaccactctcctcTTCAGCAAGAGGAGCAT atgtgagccagcagctcctcatcaTGGAAATGTTTCTGATAACACTAATCTCAAGGGTGGTCTATCGGAGAAGATATGATGACCTAGAGCCTCCTGAGTGTacagctgaagaagctggggaCAAAAAGCAGATTCCTAAGACTATGCTGAATGGCACAGTTAGTGAAGATGGATTGCCAAGGGTTTAG